Proteins encoded by one window of Streptacidiphilus sp. PB12-B1b:
- a CDS encoding exonuclease domain-containing protein: MDKPFDLSLLDAELARHGLASLSERLGGAEPGPVLDPLTIDRAVDKYRKGSRTLQSACAHYGVELNGAHRAGNDALAALRVALALGRAYPAEIGGLDPAELHERQIGWYRAWAEGLQSWLRRSKDPAAVVDGSWPAR, encoded by the coding sequence GTGGATAAGCCCTTCGACCTCAGCCTGCTCGACGCCGAGCTCGCCCGGCACGGCCTGGCCTCGCTGTCCGAGCGGCTGGGCGGCGCCGAGCCCGGCCCGGTGCTGGACCCGCTCACCATCGACCGCGCCGTCGACAAGTACCGCAAGGGCTCGCGCACGCTGCAGAGCGCCTGCGCCCACTACGGGGTCGAGCTGAACGGCGCGCACCGGGCCGGGAACGACGCCCTGGCCGCGCTGCGGGTGGCGCTGGCGCTGGGCAGGGCCTACCCGGCGGAGATAGGCGGGCTGGACCCGGCAGAGCTGCACGAGCGTCAGATCGGCTGGTACCGCGCGTGGGCGGAGGGGCTGCAGAGCTGGCTGCGGCGGAGCAAGGACCCGGCCGCGGTCGTGGACGGCAGCTGGCCCGCGCGCTGA